One part of the Streptomyces lienomycini genome encodes these proteins:
- the arc gene encoding proteasome ATPase: MAAHDDDMNRGIRPGRGSEDPAGQVAYLEQEIAVLRRKLAESPRHTRILEERIVELQTNLAGVSAQNERLAGTLREARDQIVALKEEVDRLAQPPAGFGVFLQANEDGTADIFTGGRKLRVNVSPSVELDELRRGQEVMLNEALNVVEAMEYESVGDIVTLKEILEDGERALVLGHTDEERVVRLAEPLRGLTIRPGDALLLEPRSGYVYEVVPKSEVEELVLEEVPDIGYEQIGGLGGQIEAIRDAVELPYLYPDLFREHELRPPKGVLLYGPPGCGKTLIAKAVANSLAKKVAEVTGQAAGKSFFLNIKGPELLNKYVGETERQIRLVFQRAREKASEGTPVIVFFDEMESLFRTRGSGVSSDVENTIVPQLLAEIDGVEGLQNVVVIGASNREDMIDPAILRPGRLDVKIKIERPDAEAAKDIFGKYLTERLPLHSDDLAEHEKDKAVTVSSMIQTAVERMYAESEENRFLEVTYANGDKEVLYFKDFNSGAMIENIVGRAKKMAIKDFLDKNQKGLRVSHLLQACVDEFKENEDLPNTTNPDDWARISGKKGERIVYIRTLVTGKQGADTGRSIDTVANTGQYL, from the coding sequence GTGGCAGCCCACGACGACGACATGAACCGCGGCATCCGCCCGGGACGCGGGTCCGAGGACCCGGCCGGGCAGGTGGCCTACCTTGAGCAGGAGATCGCCGTCCTGCGACGCAAGCTCGCCGAATCTCCGCGACACACGAGAATTCTCGAAGAGCGGATCGTCGAACTGCAGACCAACCTGGCCGGCGTGTCCGCCCAGAACGAACGACTCGCCGGCACACTCCGCGAGGCCCGCGACCAGATCGTGGCCCTCAAGGAAGAGGTCGACCGGCTGGCCCAGCCACCGGCCGGCTTCGGCGTCTTCCTGCAGGCCAACGAGGACGGCACCGCCGACATCTTCACCGGTGGCCGCAAACTCCGGGTGAACGTCAGCCCGAGCGTCGAGCTCGACGAGCTCCGACGCGGCCAGGAAGTGATGCTCAACGAAGCACTCAACGTGGTCGAGGCCATGGAGTACGAGAGCGTCGGCGACATCGTCACCCTCAAGGAGATCCTCGAGGACGGCGAGCGCGCCCTGGTGCTCGGGCACACCGACGAGGAGAGGGTGGTACGCCTCGCCGAGCCCCTGCGCGGCCTCACCATCCGCCCCGGCGACGCCCTCCTGCTCGAACCCCGCTCCGGCTACGTCTACGAGGTCGTCCCCAAGAGCGAGGTCGAAGAACTCGTCCTCGAAGAAGTCCCCGACATCGGCTACGAGCAGATCGGCGGCCTCGGCGGACAGATCGAGGCCATCCGCGACGCGGTCGAGCTCCCCTATCTCTATCCCGACCTGTTCCGGGAACACGAGCTCCGCCCGCCCAAGGGCGTCCTGCTCTACGGGCCCCCCGGATGCGGCAAGACGCTCATCGCCAAGGCGGTCGCCAACTCGCTGGCCAAGAAGGTCGCCGAAGTGACCGGACAGGCCGCCGGCAAGAGCTTCTTCCTCAACATCAAGGGCCCCGAGCTGCTCAACAAGTACGTCGGCGAGACCGAGCGGCAGATCCGCCTGGTCTTCCAGCGTGCCCGCGAGAAGGCCAGCGAGGGCACCCCCGTCATCGTCTTCTTCGACGAGATGGAATCCCTCTTCCGCACCCGCGGCTCCGGCGTCAGCTCGGACGTGGAGAACACCATCGTCCCGCAGCTGCTCGCCGAGATCGACGGCGTCGAAGGACTGCAGAACGTGGTCGTGATCGGCGCCTCCAACCGCGAGGACATGATCGACCCCGCCATCCTGCGGCCCGGCCGGCTCGACGTGAAGATCAAGATCGAGCGTCCGGACGCCGAGGCGGCCAAGGACATCTTCGGCAAGTACCTCACCGAACGCCTCCCCCTCCACTCCGACGACCTCGCGGAGCACGAGAAGGACAAGGCGGTCACCGTCTCCAGCATGATCCAGACGGCGGTGGAACGGATGTACGCCGAATCCGAGGAGAACCGCTTCCTGGAAGTCACCTACGCCAACGGCGACAAGGAAGTCCTCTACTTCAAGGACTTCAATTCCGGCGCCATGATCGAGAACATCGTGGGCCGCGCCAAGAAAATGGCGATCAAGGACTTCCTGGACAAGAACCAGAAGGGCCTCCGCGTCTCCCACCTCCTCCAGGCCTGCGTGGACGAGTTCAAGGAGAACGAGGACCTGCCCAACACCACCAACCCGGACGACTGGGCCCGCATCTCCGGAAAGAAGGGCGAACGGATCGTGTACATCCGTACGCTCGTCACCGGAAAGCAGGGCGCGGACACCGGACGCTCCATCGACACGGTGGCGAACACCGGTCAGTACCTGTAA
- a CDS encoding ubiquitin-like protein Pup translates to MATKDTGGGQQKATRSTEEVEEQAQDAQASEDLKERQEKLNDDVDSVLDEIDDVLEENAEDFVRSFVQKGGE, encoded by the coding sequence ATGGCGACCAAGGACACCGGCGGCGGGCAGCAGAAGGCCACGCGGTCCACCGAGGAGGTCGAGGAGCAGGCGCAGGACGCGCAGGCCTCCGAGGACCTCAAGGAACGCCAGGAAAAGCTGAACGACGACGTGGACTCCGTCCTGGACGAGATCGACGATGTCTTGGAAGAGAATGCCGAGGACTTCGTGCGCTCCTTTGTTCAGAAGGGTGGAGAGTAA
- a CDS encoding endonuclease VII domain-containing protein translates to MKDRLQAYCRECSAAYYRQRQDARGRKPRPRVAAPEGHKYCQRCEEIKPHSEWDRNRTASDGLSTACKACRAIEGRARHLKRHYGLTEAERDAMVASQMGLCVICLKAPAVHVDHCHKTGKVRGVLCFNCNSAIGKLGDDPDAVRRAAAYLEGTSWKPTLVAPGVYQLPS, encoded by the coding sequence ATGAAAGACCGCCTGCAGGCCTACTGCCGGGAGTGCTCTGCGGCGTACTACCGGCAGCGTCAGGATGCCCGTGGCAGGAAGCCGCGCCCGAGGGTGGCAGCACCCGAAGGGCACAAATACTGCCAGCGCTGCGAGGAGATCAAGCCGCACTCCGAGTGGGACCGGAACAGGACGGCTTCCGACGGCCTGTCCACAGCCTGCAAGGCGTGCCGGGCAATCGAAGGGCGGGCCCGACACCTAAAGCGTCACTACGGCCTCACCGAAGCCGAGCGGGACGCGATGGTCGCCTCTCAGATGGGGCTCTGCGTGATTTGTTTGAAGGCTCCGGCCGTACACGTGGATCACTGTCACAAGACGGGTAAGGTCCGTGGCGTACTGTGCTTCAACTGCAATTCGGCCATCGGCAAGTTGGGAGACGATCCCGACGCTGTTCGTCGGGCTGCCGCCTACCTGGAGGGAACTTCGTGGAAGCCAACACTCGTAGCACCGGGCGTCTACCAGCTGCCTTCCTGA
- the dop gene encoding depupylase/deamidase Dop has translation MTVRRVMGIETEYGISVPGHPNANAMLTSSQIVNAYAAAMHRARRARWDFEEENPLRDARGFDLAREAADNSQLTDEDIGLANVILTNGARLYVDHAHPEYSAPEVTNPRDAVLWDKAGERIMAEAAERAAQLPGAQPIHLYKNNTDNKGASYGTHENYLMKRETAFSDIVRHLTPFFVSRQVFTGAGRVGIGQDGHEHGFQLSQRADYFEVEVGLETTLKRPIINTRDEPHADAEKWRRLHVIIGDANLSEISTYLKLGTTALVLSMIEDGFIAVDLAVDQPVRTLHQVSHDPTLKHLVTLRSGRTLTAVQLQMEYYELARKYVEERYGADADDQTKDVLGRWEDTLNRLENDPMSLAGELDWVAKRELMEGYRRRDNVDWDAARLHLVDLQYADVRRDKGLYNRLVDRGRIKRLLDEGEVERARTKPPEDTRAYFRGRCLEQYADDVAAASWDSVIFDLPGRDSLQRVPTLEPLRGTRNHVKELLDRCRTADDLVRVLSGG, from the coding sequence ATGACCGTACGGCGAGTAATGGGCATCGAAACGGAGTACGGAATCTCCGTCCCCGGCCACCCCAACGCCAATGCCATGCTCACCTCGTCCCAGATCGTCAACGCCTACGCGGCGGCGATGCACCGGGCCCGGCGGGCCCGCTGGGACTTCGAGGAGGAGAACCCGCTCCGGGACGCGCGGGGCTTCGACCTCGCCCGCGAGGCCGCCGACAACAGCCAGCTCACCGACGAGGACATCGGCCTCGCCAACGTGATCCTCACCAACGGAGCACGGCTCTACGTCGACCACGCCCACCCCGAGTACAGCGCTCCCGAGGTCACCAACCCGCGCGACGCCGTCCTGTGGGACAAGGCCGGCGAACGCATCATGGCCGAGGCCGCCGAACGGGCCGCCCAGCTCCCCGGCGCCCAGCCGATCCACCTCTACAAGAACAACACCGACAACAAGGGCGCCTCCTACGGCACGCACGAGAACTACCTGATGAAGCGGGAGACCGCCTTCTCCGACATCGTGCGCCACCTGACGCCCTTCTTCGTCTCCCGCCAGGTCTTCACCGGCGCCGGCCGCGTCGGCATCGGCCAGGACGGCCACGAGCACGGCTTCCAGCTCAGCCAGCGCGCCGACTACTTCGAGGTCGAGGTCGGCCTGGAGACGACACTCAAGCGGCCCATCATCAACACCCGCGACGAACCGCACGCCGACGCGGAGAAATGGCGCCGCCTGCACGTCATCATCGGCGACGCGAACCTGTCGGAGATCTCCACGTACCTGAAGCTCGGGACGACGGCCCTGGTCCTGTCCATGATCGAAGACGGCTTCATCGCCGTCGACCTGGCCGTCGACCAGCCGGTGCGCACCCTGCACCAGGTCTCGCACGACCCGACGCTCAAGCACCTCGTCACCCTGCGCAGCGGCCGCACCCTGACCGCCGTACAGCTCCAGATGGAGTACTACGAGCTGGCCCGCAAGTACGTCGAGGAACGGTACGGCGCGGACGCCGACGACCAGACCAAGGACGTCCTCGGCCGCTGGGAGGACACCCTCAACCGGCTCGAGAACGATCCGATGAGCCTCGCCGGCGAGCTGGACTGGGTCGCCAAGCGGGAACTCATGGAGGGCTACCGCCGCCGCGACAACGTCGACTGGGACGCCGCCCGGCTGCACCTCGTCGACCTCCAGTACGCCGACGTACGGCGCGACAAGGGCCTGTACAACCGTCTGGTGGACCGCGGGCGCATCAAGCGCCTGCTGGACGAGGGCGAGGTCGAGCGGGCCCGTACGAAGCCACCGGAGGACACCCGCGCCTACTTCCGCGGACGCTGCCTGGAGCAGTACGCGGACGACGTAGCGGCGGCCTCCTGGGACTCCGTGATCTTCGATCTGCCGGGGAGGGACTCGCTCCAGCGGGTCCCAACCCTGGAACCGCTTCGCGGAACGCGTAATCACGTCAAGGAGCTCCTGGACCGCTGCCGCACCGCGGACGACCTGGTCAGGGTCCTGTCCGGCGGGTGA